One part of the Quercus lobata isolate SW786 chromosome 7, ValleyOak3.0 Primary Assembly, whole genome shotgun sequence genome encodes these proteins:
- the LOC115952358 gene encoding mannose-1-phosphate guanylyltransferase 1-like, which translates to MKALILVGGFGTRLRPLTLSAPKPLVEFANKPMILHQIEALKAIGVTEVVLAINYQPELMLNFLKEFEKKLEIKITCSQETEPLGTAGPLALARDKLIDGSGKPFFVLNSDVISEYPLKEMIEFHKSHGGEASIMVTKVHEPSKYGVVITEETTGKVEKFVEKPKIFVGNKINAGIYLLNPSVLDRIELRPTSIEKEVFPKIAAQKKLYAMLLPGFWMDIGQPKDYITGLRLYLDSLRKKSSPKLAKGSHILGNVLIDETAVIGDGCLIGPDVAIGPGCVIEPGVRLSCCTLMRGVRIKKHACISSSIIGWHSTVGRWARVENMTILGEDVHVGDEIYSNGGVVLPHKEIKSSILKPEIVM; encoded by the exons ATGAAAGCACTAATTCTTGTTGGAGGGTTTGGAACAAGGTTGAGGCCTTTGACCCTCAGTGCACCAAAGCCGCTGGTTGAATTTGCCAACAAACCCATGATACTGCATCAG ATTGAAGCTCTCAAAGCTATTGGAGTGACTGAAGTGGTTTTGGCCATCAATTACCAACCAGAG CTTATGCTGAATTTCttaaaagaatttgaaaaaaagcTTGAAATCAAGATCACCTGCTCACAGGAGACTGAGCCCCTTGGTACAGCAGGTCCTTTAGCTCTAGCAAGGGATAAATTGATAGATGGCTCTGGCAAGCCTTTCTTTGTCCTTAACAGTGATGTTATAAGTGAGTACCCGCTAAAAGAAATGATTGAATTCCACAAAAGTCATGGTGGGGAAGCTTCAATTATGGTTACTAAG GTGCATGAGCCGTCAAAATATGGTGTGGTGATTACAGAAGAAACAACCGGGAAAGTAgaaaaatttgtagagaaaccaaaaatatttgTGGGCAACAAGATCAATGCTGGAATCTACCTGTTGAACCCCTCTGTTCTTGATCGAATTGAATTGAGGCCCACTTCAATTGAAAAGGAGGTGTTTCCTAAGATTGCAGCACAGAAAAAGCTTTATGCTATGCTCTTACCTGGGTTTTGGATGGACATTGGACAGCCAAAAGATTACATTACAGGCCTAAGACTGTACCTGGATTCCTTGCGGAAAAAATCCTCACCAAAATTGGCCAAGGGATCTCACATTTTAGGAAATGTCCTTATAGATGAGACTGCTGTAATTGGGGATGGTTGTCTTATTGGACCTGATGTAGCCATTGGTCCAGGATGTGTAATTGAACCAGGGGTTAGGCTCTCATGCTGTACTTTAATGCGTGGTGTTCGAATCAAGAAGCATGCTTGCATCTCCAGTAGTATCATTGGATGGCATTCCACTGTTGGGAGGTGGGCTCGAGTAGAGAACATGACAATCTTAGGAGAAGATGTTCATGTAGGTGATGAAATTTACAGCAATGGGGGCGTTGTCCTGCCTCATAAGGAGATTAAATCTAGCATTTTGAAACCAGAGATTGTTATGTGA
- the LOC115951873 gene encoding wall-associated receptor kinase-like 20 → MEYNMLSLIVLIVTLLCFTECVIAAKLCEDCGHTLVPYPLSTGPNCGDQSYKVQCKAGTLWFNALNGSSYVITSINPQIQRLILRPPRFAKNTCMAADLWSNGIQLDNNLPFNITSSNTVMLMNCSTEMLQLSMNCSSASMCHNYIRGTAAVAAACGFSPVLCCWFKTGGSFSEYRIRIRQERCSAYVSFVNLDTSLPVNEWPQPGLEIEWALPHELVCKMPVDCRDLANSECLFNSASVGRCLCKAGFQWDPINGVCKNVKCQNGRGCHGRESLTPLIEGLMFSGGAMLFGVLISAIVYKHRQCIRREAQSSLSKMQIDMLSANNSCGKSARIFTGKEITRATNNFSKHKLLGSGGFGEVFKGILDDGTTIAVKRAKPGNTKGIDQILNEVRILCQVNHRSLVRLLGCCVELHQPLLIYEYIPNGTLFNHLHGTHSSKPVPLSWYRRLTIAHQIAEGLAYLHTSAIPRIYHRDIKSSNILLDEKANAKVSDFGLSRLDVNETSHITTCAQGTLGYLDPQYCLNFQLTDKSDVYSFGVVLLELLTSKKAIDFNREDEDVNLVVFMKKILREEKLMNAIAPMLKEGARKVELETMKALGSLAAACLDEHRQNRPSMKEVADEIEYIIGIVCSEVSATY, encoded by the exons ATGGAGTACAATATGCTCTCTCTCATAGTCCTAATAGTAACATTGCTATGTTTCACCGAGTGTGTCATTGCAGCAAAGCTTTGCGAGGACTGTGGTCACACTCTAGTGCCATATCCACTTAGCACTGGACCTAACTGTGGTGACCAATCCTATAAGGTTCAGTGCAAAGCAGGCACACTTTGGTTCAATGCACTCAATGGATCATCCTACGTGATTACATCCATCAATCCTCAGATCCAAAGGCTAATTCTCCGACCACCCCGCTTTGCTAAGAACACATGCATGGCAGCCGATCTTTGGAGCAATGGAATACAGCTAGACAATAACCTCCCATTCAACATCACTAGCAGCAACACAGTCATGCTTATGAACTGTTCCACTGAAATGCTTCAACTTTCAATGAATTGCTCATCAGCTAGCATGTGCCATAACTACATTAGAGGTACTGCGGCCGTGGCAGCCGCCTGTGGATTTTCGCCAGTGCTATGCTGTTGGTTTAAGACAGGTGGGTCTTTCAGCGAGTATAGGATAAGAATTCGACAGGAACGGTGCTCAGCCTATGTAAGTTTTGTAAATTTGGATACTTCTTTGCCTGTGAATGAATGGCCACAGCCAGGATTGGAGATAGAGTGGGCATTGCCACATGAGCTAGTCTGCAAAATGCCGGTTGATTGTAGAGATTTGGCGAATTCGGAATGTTTATTTAATTCGGCGAGTGTTGGACGGTGCTTATGCAAGGCTGGGTTTCAATGGGACCCCATCAATGGAGTTTGCAAAA ACGTGAAATGTCAAAATGGAAGAGGTTGCCATGGTAGAGAGAGCCTAACTCCACTCATTGAAG gcttaatgTTTTCTGGAGGTGCAATGCTATTCGGAGTCTTAATTTCCGCTATAGTGTACAAGCATCGACAGTGCATTAGGAGAGAAGCCCAATCAAGTCTAAGCAAGATGCAGATAGACATGTTGAGTGCCAACAACAGTTGTGGCAAATCAGCCAGGATCTTCACTGGCAAAGAAATAACAAGAGCAACCAACAACTTCTCCAAGCACAAACTCCTTGGCTCCGGTGGTTTTGGCGAGgtcttcaaaggcattcttgACGATGGAACCACCATAGCCGTCAAGCGTGCCAAGCCAGGAAACACAAAGGGTATTGATCAAATTCTCAATGAAGTACGAATTCTTTGCCAGGTCAACCATCGAAGCCTAGTCCGACTTCTGGGCTGTTGTGTTGAGCTTCATCAACCTCTTCTAATCTATGAGTACATTCCAAATGGAACCCTTTTTAATCATCTCCATGGGACTCATTCTAGCAAGCCAGTTCCACTCTCCTGGTACCGGCGGCTTACCATTGCTCACCAAATAGCTGAAGGGCTTGCATATCTCCACACTTCCGCTATACCACGGATTTACCACAGGGATATAAAATCAAGCAACATTTTACTAGATGAAAAGGCTAATGCTAAAGTTTCAGACTTTGGGCTGTCAAGGCTGGATGTGAACGAAACAAGTCATATTACAACATGTGCTCAAGGAACTTTAGGTTATCTTGACCCCCAATACTGTCTAAACTTCCAACTGACTGATAAGAGTGATGTTTATAGCTTTGGAGTTGTTTTGCTGGAGCTGTTGACTTCGAAGAAAGCTATTGATTTCAAcagagaagatgaagatgtgAACTTGGTTGTTTTTATGAAGAAGATATTGAGAGAAGAGAAGCTCATGAATGCAATCGCTCCAATGCTTAAAGAAGGCGCTAGGAAGGTAGAATTGGAGACTATGAAGGCACTGGGATCTCTAGCAGCAGCGTGCTTGGATGAGCATAGGCAAAACCGGCCGTCAATGAAAGAAGTTGCTGATGAGATTGAGTACATTATTGGTATTGTTTGTAGTGAGGTTTCTGCTACTTATTAG